The genomic stretch GGCAGTGGTCGCCGGTGAACCACATCGAAAAACTGCGGGTGCCGCTGTTCATGGCTTACGGAGAACAGGATCCCCGTGTCGTTCTCAAACACGCCACCTTGCTCGAACGCGAACTGAAGCGGCACAAGAAGGACTACAAACTCATCGTCTTCGCCGACGAAGGACACGGCTTTTCAAAACAGGAGAACCAGTTCGAGTACTACAATGCGATGGATGCGTTCCTTTCGCGCTTCGAAACCGGGCGCAACTGAGCGGCCTGTCACTCTTCATTCCGTTATCCCTACATGCTTCTTCACTGCACCATCAGGCCGAGGGGGCGTCGCCTGCTCTTCGTAGCGGCTGCGCTCGTCTCTGGATCGGTCCAAGCCGCGGAACCCAGCCGGCTCGCGGCTACGATCGATACTCAGGCCGGCACTACCCGGGCTGCTGCGGCTTCGCAACAGGTCGTCGACACTCTCAACAGCGAGACCGAGCAACTGCTCGATGAGTACCGCTACGCGCTCCGCCAGATCGAGAGCCTCGAGGCCTACAACGCACAGGTCGAAAAGATCGTCGCGGCGCAGGCGTCGGAAATCGCCGGCATCGAAGCACAACTCGCCGAGCTCGAGACGACCAATCGAGAAGTGATCCCGCTGATGTTGAAGATGATCACCATGCTCGAGCGCATCCTCGAGGCCGACATTCCGTTCCTCATCGAAGAGCGGACTGCGCGCGTTTCGGGACTGCGCGAGATGATGGATCGCGCGGACATCTCCTCCTCGGAGAAGTATCGGCGCGTGCTCGAGGCATATCAAGTCGAGGTGGAGTACGCGCGCACGATCGAAGCCTACACCGGCGAGCTCGAGGCCTTCGGGAGCGACCGTCGGGTCGACTTCCTTCGGATCGGCCGCGTCGCGCTCTATTATCAAACTCTCGACGGCAGCGAGATCGGATTCTTCGATCCCGGCACGAGGCAGTGGTCCCGACTCGGCAAAGAATACGCCACCGCGGTGAGGAGCGGTCTCCAGATCGCACGCAAACAAGTCGCGCCCGACTTGCTGCGTCTTCCCTTGCCCGCACCCTCTATCGTTTCCGACCGATGAAGCGTCGAATCTCATTCTCCCTGCTCGCGGTCGTCTTGTCGGCTCCGCTCCTTTGCACCGCTCAGACGCCGACCCCGGCTGCGGCCCCTGCTTCGGGCGGGTCCATCCAACTCATGGACGAGTTGTTGCGGGAAGTGCAGGACCTCCGCGCCGTCGAAGCCGAGCGCAACCGCGCCCGCGAGGACGAGTTTCGACGTGCCCGCGACCGCCAACGTGCGCTCCTCGAAGAGGCTCGCGCGCGACTCGCCGCGACGGAGAAGCGCGGCGACGAGTTGCGCGCTCAGCTCGATGCCAACG from Opitutales bacterium ASA1 encodes the following:
- a CDS encoding DUF3450 domain-containing protein yields the protein MLLHCTIRPRGRRLLFVAAALVSGSVQAAEPSRLAATIDTQAGTTRAAAASQQVVDTLNSETEQLLDEYRYALRQIESLEAYNAQVEKIVAAQASEIAGIEAQLAELETTNREVIPLMLKMITMLERILEADIPFLIEERTARVSGLREMMDRADISSSEKYRRVLEAYQVEVEYARTIEAYTGELEAFGSDRRVDFLRIGRVALYYQTLDGSEIGFFDPGTRQWSRLGKEYATAVRSGLQIARKQVAPDLLRLPLPAPSIVSDR